The sequence CACATCGAGGCAAAGGCAAGCGCGGCCGTCAGTTTTCTCATCGTCACGTAACTCTCCCCATTGTTGGTTGTCATTCCCTGGCTCAGGAAAAGCCAAGCGCGGCTCCGTGCGGCGCAAACAGCAGCGCCGTCAGGATCGCCAATATCGCCGGTATGGCGATCAGCAGACCGGCAACCAGCGGCCGCAACGGCCGGGCACCGGAAACAAGGCCCCGCAGCGGACCGGGCACCAAGGCGGCCACGGCAAGCGGCAAGGGCGAAAGCATGAGCGCCACCGGGTTCGCCTTCGGCGCCAGCAGCGCCACCTGGATCAACACCGTGGCGGCGGCAAAGATGAGGATCAGCTCGGCGCCCTTGCTCCAGCCGGCGGCCGTGCCGCCGCGCAGCACCGCGATGTACTGGACGAGGCACCAGCCGCCCGCGAGCGCGGCCAGCGATCCCAGCAATTGCCCGGTGACGATCGAGGCGCCGAGCACCGAGATGATCGCGCCGGCCAGGCATATAGCGAGCATGGCTGCAGGCACCAGGAACGGCTCCTCTGCCAGAGGCGATGGCGAGGCTTTCAGGGACAGCAGCATCGCGGCGCCGACGATCGCCAGCAGGCCGGCGATGAGCGCGGCGATCATCTGCAGGTCCAGCGCACCGCCGGCGATACGGCGCCAGCCGAGCCACAGCAGCGCGGCCGCAAGCATGACGGCGACAAGGTTGCTGGCGACGGCGGCGCTGAGCAGGCGTTCGGGCAAGAGCCCGGCGACGATGCCGGCAAAGGCGAGATAGATCAGCTTCTGGCTGGCCGCGACCGGCGGCACCACGGGCGGGCCAAGCGTGTCCCAGTAGAAGAACAGCAACAGGGCGGCCGCCACCAGCGAAAGCACGTGCGAGAACGGCGGCAGGGCAAACCGCGCCAGCAGCGCCATGACCATGCCAAGCACAAGCGGCAGCGCCGCCGTGGTGACCATCGGATTGCCCAGCAATGCGCTCAATGGCCGACACCTCTTTGGACATCTGGGAGGCTCGCGCAAAACGCGCGGCTTGATGCGACCTTGATCTAGGTCAACCGATCGCCGGGCGTCTTGTCCGAGCGGGAACTTTGTTTTGACTGAGCGCGCACTCGCGCCGCCTTCGGCTTGAAGCTGGCCGATACGCTCCATAACCCTCGGCATGACTGTTCATCAGCAATCGAGGAGGATGGCGTGAACGAGAGAATTGTGCCGCCGATCAGCGCCGCAGCAGCCGCCTTCCTGGCGCGTTCGCACCGGCCTTACATCAATGGCCGTTTCGTCGACGGCCTTTCCGGCGAAGGCCTCGCTGTCGACGATTCCGCCTCCGGCGAGATCGTCGCCCGCGTCCCCGAAAGCGGCCCCGAACTGGTCGACCAGGCGGTGCGCGCGGCGCGTGCCGCGCTCGAAGGCCCATGGGCGTCGATGCGGCCGGTCGACCGCCAGAACCTGATGCTGAAACTCGCCGATGCCGTCGAGGCCGACGCCGATCTGCTCGCTGAAATCGAAAGCATCGAGAACGGCAAGTCGCTCGGCGTCGCCCGCATGCTGAGTGCCGGCGGCACCGTCGACTGGCTGCGCTATTATGCCGGCTGGGCGACCAAGATCGAGGGCTCGACTTTCCAGGTCTCCATTCCCGTGCCACCTGGCGCCAGGCACCAGGCGATGACGGTGATGGAGCCGGTCGGCGTCGTCGGCGCCATCGTGCCATGGAATTTCCCGCTGCTGATCGGCATGTGGAAGATCGCGCCGGCGCTGGCCTGCGGCTGCACGGTGGTGCTGAAGCCGCCGCAGGAAACGCCGCTTGGCCTGCTCAGGCTCGCCGACCTGATCGAGGCATCGGGCTTCCCGCCCGGCGTCGTCAACATCGTCACCGGCAGCGGATCCGTCACCGGCGAGGCGCTGATCCGCCATCCCGGCATCGACAAGCTGACCTTCACCGGCTCGACGGAGGTCGGCAAGCGCGTCGGCCACGCCGCGGTCGACCGTGTCGCCCGCTTCACGCTGGAGCTCGGCTCGAAATCGCCGATGATCCTGCTCGCCGACATGCAGGAAGGCATCGAGCCGCTTATTGCCGGGCTCGGCATGTTCTTCAACCAGGGCCAGGTCTGCACCTCGGCCTCGCGGCTGCTGATCGAGAAGTCGATCTACGACCGCACGCTTTCGCGGCTGGCCGAGATCGCCGACGGGATGACGCTGGGTGCCGGCCGCGACGCTGGGGCCCAGATCAACCCGCTTGTCTCGGCCAAGCACCGAAGAAGCGTCGAGGGCTTTGTCGAGCGCGGCCTGGCGGCGGGCGTCGAACGGGTCAGCGGCGCACGGCCGGTGCCCGGCAAGGGCCACTATGTGGCGCCGACCATCCTGCATAATGTCCGGCCCGACATGGAGATCGTGCGCGAGGAGGTGTTCGGGCCGGTGGTGGCGGCGATGCCGGTCGCCGATCTCGACGAGGCGATCCGCATCGCCAACGACACGCGCTATGGTCTCTCGGCCTCGATCTGGACCCGCGACATGGGCAAGGCGATGACCGCCATCCACGGCCTCAAAGCCGGCACGGTATGGGTCAATTCGCACAACACGCTCGACCCCAACGCGCCGTTCGGCGGCTTCAAACAGTCCGGCATCGGCCGCGAGCACGGACGTGCGGCGATTGAGGGCTATCTCGAAACCAAGACCGTCATCATGCGGTATGCCTGAACCAAGACCGTCATCATGCGGTATGCCTGACACGATGAGCGCTGCGTACGACTACATCATCGCCGGCGCCGGCTCGGCCGGCTGCACGCTGGCCAACCGGCTGGTCAATGCCGGTAAGCGCGTGCTGGTCGTCGAGGCCGGCCCGGCCGACAACACCAGGCTCATCGACATGCCCGCCACCTTCGCCAAGGTGATCGGCACGGCGCGCAGCTGGATCTACGAATCCGAGCCCGAGCCCAGCGTCGGCGGCCGCCGGCTGCCGGTGCCGCAAGGCCGCACGCTGGGCGGTGGCTCTTCCATCAACGCCATGCTCTACATCAGGGGCCAGCCGCTGGATTACGATGGCTGGCGCGACCTCGGCTGCCCCGGCTGGGACTGGGACGAGGTGCTGCCTGTGTTCCGGCGGCTGGAGCGCAATGAGCGCCTGGCCGGTGAACGCCACGGCACCGAGGGACCGCTGCCGGTCTCCGATCCCCGCCACCGCCACCCGCTGTCATTGGCCTATGTGCAAGCCGCGCAGCAGGCCGGCTATCGCTACAATGACGACTTCAACGGCGCCGCGCAGGAAGGCGTCGGCTTCTACCAGACGACCACGGCGAATGGGGAAAGACAGTCGGCGGCAAAGGTGTTCCTGCGGCCGCTGGCCGGCAATGCCAACCTCACCGTCATCACCGATGCGCTGGTCA is a genomic window of Mesorhizobium huakuii containing:
- a CDS encoding aldehyde dehydrogenase family protein, which codes for MNERIVPPISAAAAAFLARSHRPYINGRFVDGLSGEGLAVDDSASGEIVARVPESGPELVDQAVRAARAALEGPWASMRPVDRQNLMLKLADAVEADADLLAEIESIENGKSLGVARMLSAGGTVDWLRYYAGWATKIEGSTFQVSIPVPPGARHQAMTVMEPVGVVGAIVPWNFPLLIGMWKIAPALACGCTVVLKPPQETPLGLLRLADLIEASGFPPGVVNIVTGSGSVTGEALIRHPGIDKLTFTGSTEVGKRVGHAAVDRVARFTLELGSKSPMILLADMQEGIEPLIAGLGMFFNQGQVCTSASRLLIEKSIYDRTLSRLAEIADGMTLGAGRDAGAQINPLVSAKHRRSVEGFVERGLAAGVERVSGARPVPGKGHYVAPTILHNVRPDMEIVREEVFGPVVAAMPVADLDEAIRIANDTRYGLSASIWTRDMGKAMTAIHGLKAGTVWVNSHNTLDPNAPFGGFKQSGIGREHGRAAIEGYLETKTVIMRYA